From Erigeron canadensis isolate Cc75 chromosome 5, C_canadensis_v1, whole genome shotgun sequence:
ATTACACGATAATATTGTGACACACATCAAGGTAATTGATTTGatatacaattttaattttgtgcTGAGCATTTGGTTTTCATTTAATTCGACCACCAAAATTGATTTTCAACCAACTTGGTTGTATAAATTAGTTGTAAGTCTTTTTCTTTATCGACAGATCAATCTTCATGTCCGGCCAACAAAGCTAGAGGTAATTTTCTATCTTTAGTTGATTCCGGAAGCAGTCTTTTTAAGCCGGGTAAAACTGTCTTACGTTACAAAAAGCCGTAAAAAACCCGACATTGGGGTTACTTACTTACAAAAATGgacttttcataataatatgatgtatgCATTTGGAATGTTAATAATATGAGCAGGTTAAAATactatattacattattactaCTCAATAAAATCTAATGCAACGTAAATGGAATGTAACATTTACGTTGCATTAGATTTTATTAACTTATTTCCTTGTTCCTTcaatctccgaccaccaccactaccaccatgatcatctccgaccaccaccatgatccttcGGCGACGGTAACCACCTCtagcgagacttacacatgtgtaggttatatacacatatgtaagCTATATACCACCActagccaccatcatctccgactaCCCCAACCACGGCGCTTGCGCCGGCAGCAAGGGTTTCACCTGTACCGTAGCAAatcgtcaccatctcttggatcgccgcccatcaaatccatacgatccCCATATGCGTTCCAtgacggtcagcttagaacAGATAAGGGTCACTAGCCCGTACcatatccacccgaaaacgaatcAGATTCTCACCGGAAAGTCGCCGGAGATGTCGCCtgaggtggtggcggtggttgttcgccggagaagaaggaagtaagttaacttacccatgtactttttgtactttttttaatgcttgtaatataaataactcacccatatatatatatatgagacccttattttgagaacccagttttttgtaagaaccgtgagaacttctaaatttcatattagatcacatgttttttttgttcattcacatgtgaaacgttataaaaatatatgttgcagaagaaatttttttcagaaccttatatatagccgtgTGTCACATGcgaacaaaaaacgtgaacaaattccttcataagttcataaaaggctatttttaaggttttcttaaaaaagtttcttctacaacatatatttttatatcatttcacatgtgaatgaaaaaaaaaatatgtgaacaATATAtaagttatgcactatgtcagttttatggacttttaatgcatcaaaatgtagtttttaggtaatctcaccgtgttcttattttaagactgttcttatttgattgcccctttatatatatatatataaaatataatatggtATGATGACTATACATTGGTACAGGACATTAGAGAGATGGAAGCACCAAGATACAATCATCCTTGTGAAGATCTACTTGATAGTAAGCTGctgatatatatacacatataggTTCTAGtcaaaatataacaaataaaacaatatgtttgcGGTTATgtttggtaaggtctttgaacTTGGGGGGATCCATCTAggttcgagtcccacttctcacatttgtggaggtggattaatagggatttttcgagagtcttgGATTTCATCTCAGgcgaaaaaaaaaacaaaaaaaaaacaatatgtttgGTACAACAATCAAGAATGTATGTACTAATGCTTATCCTTAACTTTTGAATAACTTAGGCGGAAGTAGAGAAGAGTATATCAACATATGTGTTCCTCTCTATAGAGCATCAATTAGAGGAGATTTGGAAGCTGCTAGAAACATTCTTGAGGGTCGTGAACATCTGGTACGGTTTAGTATCACAGAGCAAAAAGAAACGCCACTTCATGTTGCAGCGGCGGTCCATAACCCCAAGTTTTTGAAATATCTTGTGGACATGATGAGCGTGGACGATCTAACACTACAGAATGAAGAGGGCAACAATCCCTTCTGCCTAGCGGCTATAGCTGGAAACCGTAAAATGGCCATGATTATGCTTCAGAAGAATCGTCAACTACTTACAATCCGTGGTAGTGGGAATAGGATGCCGCTATTCCTTGCTACTTTACACAAACAATATGATGCGATGATTTATCTTTATGAGCACTCTCAACGCATGACAACTGATGGTTGGACAGATGATGACAGAAATAGAGTTTTTATGGAATGTATTGAGATTGATTattttggtatgtattttttttagaaagtatatatatacgttGTTGCACATATCATATTCACCCTAGCATAAGTATTTTGATCCGCAAATCCTTTAATTTTACCGAAACAGGTTTTCTTGAAATAACTTAATTGAATTAGTTGTGGACATTGTGAATAACAAATAATTCTCTTTCATTGTTTCTTTCATATTCCTCATCTGTCTACCAGCGGCCGTTTATTCCATTAATAAACTGATcaatgtcaaaaaaaaattaattctaGATGTTGCGCTACGAATGTTGAATGACCGTGAAGAACTCCCTCAAGATAAATATTCATGGAATGTGCTTTGGCTATTGGCTCAAAAGGCTCACGTGTTTTATGAACGCCCTGCTACGTTGCTAATTGGCCTTTGTAAGCGTATATCGTTCATCTGTCGATCATAGACATTTTTCAAACATATATGTAATGATTgatggtattattattattacagatATGATATCAACTGCTTTATCCAGAAAGAAGAAAGTAGCCACCGAATTACTAAGAAGAATTTGGAAAAGAATTGTTGTAAAGAATAGGGATGAAATTGATGTGATCCTCAGAGGCCCCGTAGTTAAAATTGCTGGAAAGGATACGTACCCTTCTCGAATACTATTTCTTGCTGCAAAAAACGGAAACATAAAATTTTTAGTTGAGCTTATCCGTGAGTATCCTGATCTTATTTGGAAGACAAATGATGACGGACAAACTATCTTTCACGTTGGTGTCATACATCGTCATGAGAGGATCCGTAATCTATTATATGAGTTAAGAGCAATGAAAGATAAAATAACTCAACTTAAAGATAAAGATGGCAACACGTTATTGCATTCAGTTTCAATGAATACAGGCAGAAATCCTAACGAACACGTGAGGGGAGCTGCGTTTCATCTGCAAAACAAATTAGTATGGTTCaaggtacatatatatatttgattattttctaaGTTTTGAATGTCACAAAATATGTGATGTTTGTGATAAGTGACTACACATATTAAATGatctttatttgtattttgtagaAAATTCAGGCTATGTTCCCTCCTTCGTATATGAAACAGAAGAACGCGGCTGGGCAAACACCGCGTGAAGTGTTCACTCATAACCACAGAGACATGCTTCCCGAAGGTGAGAAATGGATGAAAGATATAAGTAACCAATGCATGGTGGTTGCGGCCCTTATCACCACCATTTCATTTTCAGCCGCTTTTACAATTCCTGGCGGTTATAACCAAACCAGTGGCTTTCCAATTTTCCAACTAAACACACCCTTCATGGTGTTTGTCATTTTGGATGCCATCTCCTTTATCCTGTCTTCTGTTTCAATCCTCATTTACTTATCCATCAGCTTTTCTCGTTACTCTGAAAAAGATTTTCTGTATTCAATTAccacaaaatttatatatggttTAACGGCGCTTACTCTCTCTATAGTCACTTTGATGGCTGCTTTTAGTGCTAGTTTCTTCGTGTTATACCATAACATGCTTCCGATAATCATGAGCTCGTTTGCTACTTTACCCATCATTATATTCGGTCTCCTAGAAAGTTCACTTTTTGAGGATATGGCGAAAACACACATATATCACTGTCCGCCAAAGACAAGAATGCTATTTTACTGAAATCCAGGGTTCTAAATCCTGTCATTGTGATTACTTCTAATATCTGAAATTCTGTTTTAACCCCTTCTTTGATCAAGGTCATTTATCAAAagtttgatattttaaaatatctaatgTAGTATTGTTGCTATCAATCAATCTATTAACTCGGTAATATGAGAAAATACCCACATCATTGCTGCGTATCAAAACCATTGATGCTAATTTGCAAAGTTTAATGCCATTTTTTCAACTGCATAGTTTTTGAGGTGTTAAATCGTTCAGTCATGTAATAAGGTGCTAAGCATTCTGTCATTTAACCAATTTCGGTCTTAATCAATCTAGATGAGACATTGGTGATTGGTTTGACAACTCTTTTCGGGCCAATATAACTTAACTATTCGATCTTTCGGATGGTGAGTTTGGGATTTCAGATGGGTGTAAgaagaagaaattaaaaaggaaaataggATCAGATCAATGTGTCTAATGAGTCAAAAGTCGCAAAAGGCACAAAATCATGTATTCCATAAAGGCcatgatattagtaccacaagTATTTATTCATTTACCACATTCATGCATTATCAACTTATACATTGTGCTGTAATGCTAATACAATGtgatagaataataaaaaatcatgGTACTGATATCATTTCTCATTCAATAATGACCTTATTGAAAGTTCCTCTACCACTGGATCAACGAGATTAAgtaactaatgtataagtgTGGAAagtcttatacaaaagcaatcaacaataAGAAcaagaatatgaatatgaactagaaccgtatattacttcagtaaatgcaataaCAAGTAAGTTACCGAGTTCAGAATGTGAAATACTTAAAACAATACGAATGAGAGGTTAACAAGTTGCAACCTAAACTCTAAAAAACCTAAACCTGACATCtgtatatataggcttaaacaTGCACCAGACCAGGCCAACTCGTTTGATCAATAGACCTCGTGTCCATTCCAGCTCGTGTCACATGAGCACGACTAGGTAAACACGAGATTGACTAATTTGAGCTCGGGTCACACGAGCTCGTGTGGGTCAACACGAGTTTGATTGACATAAGTTCGATTTATTACgtgcgaaaacttaacgtttataCAAGTACATATTTAACAGACTATAAACACACTTCtctaatgatgttgtcacctaAAACTGCATCAACAGTTATGAATCAAGGTCTATTGCACTAGACCAGAGATTTTTAAGTCGCCGAAGAACAATGTGGGTAGTTGTGAATCCAGGGTTTTTTATCTCCAGTtacaattttggtccaaaaatGAACAATTATGGTCAAAATCAACACTTTTGGTTAAAAAGTATGTACTTTTGGACCAAAGTGTTGGCAGAGGTCTAAAGTCATGATGAAAAACATAATTTAGTGAAGAGAGACATATAACTTGCAATTTTGACAAAAGAAGCACATGCTTCCAAGTTCCACCTACCTTCCTAGATTAAAATACTTCATGAGCTTGCGTATTTATTATGAATGCATAAATGACTAGAATTGTAAGAAGCTAATATGAGTGAGAATCTAGAGTGCGCGTATGGTAAGAAATCGACAGAAGTGTACGATGCTTGAACAATTATAACACGCAAGATGCATAG
This genomic window contains:
- the LOC122601968 gene encoding uncharacterized protein LOC122601968 translates to MEAPRYNHPCEDLLDSGSREEYINICVPLYRASIRGDLEAARNILEGREHLVRFSITEQKETPLHVAAAVHNPKFLKYLVDMMSVDDLTLQNEEGNNPFCLAAIAGNRKMAMIMLQKNRQLLTIRGSGNRMPLFLATLHKQYDAMIYLYEHSQRMTTDGWTDDDRNRVFMECIEIDYFDVALRMLNDREELPQDKYSWNVLWLLAQKAHVFYERPATLLIGLYMISTALSRKKKVATELLRRIWKRIVVKNRDEIDVILRGPVVKIAGKDTYPSRILFLAAKNGNIKFLVELIREYPDLIWKTNDDGQTIFHVGVIHRHERIRNLLYELRAMKDKITQLKDKDGNTLLHSVSMNTGRNPNEHVRGAAFHLQNKLVWFKKIQAMFPPSYMKQKNAAGQTPREVFTHNHRDMLPEGEKWMKDISNQCMVVAALITTISFSAAFTIPGGYNQTSGFPIFQLNTPFMVFVILDAISFILSSVSILIYLSISFSRYSEKDFLYSITTKFIYGLTALTLSIVTLMAAFSASFFVLYHNMLPIIMSSFATLPIIIFGLLESSLFEDMAKTHIYHCPPKTRMLFY